One Acidobacteriota bacterium genomic window carries:
- a CDS encoding BON domain-containing protein codes for MGRSPQKARKKAMTREGAYNSKLVQKAFSIGSCLALISLLFLFTPATVRADVGPSSAEIAAGVQGRMYNAGIFKHGEVNVQVSNGVATLTGAVDSYGQELRAVRAARRQRGVTGVVDNIRVSAEDASPQQILEKARHQVLLYPYYTIFDNITLSMEGSQLTVAGQVTQPYKKSDLGNVLADILGVTKLRNDIQVLPTSSFDDHIRLAIARRIYGDPGFFNYGNQANPSIHIVVDNGNVVLEGVVNSNVDRQKAEIDARFATTYFGLKNNLRIASQKSA; via the coding sequence ATGGGGCGATCACCACAGAAAGCGAGGAAAAAAGCCATGACCAGGGAAGGAGCGTATAATTCAAAACTCGTTCAGAAAGCATTCTCAATTGGAAGTTGTCTCGCGTTGATTTCACTGTTGTTCCTGTTCACGCCGGCAACCGTCCGCGCGGATGTGGGGCCGTCAAGCGCTGAAATCGCCGCGGGCGTCCAGGGGCGCATGTACAATGCCGGCATTTTCAAGCACGGTGAGGTGAATGTGCAGGTAAGCAACGGAGTTGCGACCCTGACGGGCGCCGTGGACAGTTACGGCCAGGAACTGCGTGCGGTCCGCGCCGCCCGGCGCCAGCGGGGCGTGACCGGCGTGGTGGACAACATTCGGGTGAGCGCCGAGGACGCCAGTCCACAACAGATTCTGGAGAAGGCGCGGCACCAGGTGCTCCTTTATCCGTACTACACGATATTTGACAACATCACCCTGTCGATGGAGGGGAGCCAGTTGACCGTGGCTGGCCAGGTTACGCAGCCTTACAAGAAGTCCGATCTCGGCAACGTCCTCGCCGACATTCTGGGTGTAACAAAGCTGAGGAACGATATTCAGGTGTTGCCAACTTCATCGTTTGACGACCATATCCGGCTGGCGATTGCGCGGCGAATTTACGGCGATCCGGGCTTCTTCAACTATGGAAATCAGGCCAACCCGTCCATCCACATTGTTGTCGACAATGGGAATGTGGTCCTCGAAGGAGTCGTTAACAGCAATGTTGATCGGCAGAAGGCCGAGATCGATGCGCGCTTTGCGACCACCTATTTCGGGCTGAAAAATAATTTGCGCATCGCATCGCAAAAATCTGCGTAA
- a CDS encoding ABC transporter ATP-binding protein: protein MNTPSAGQAPVYEICDVTYRYHEVTALDRLNLTVNAGRRVALLGANGSGKSTLLRILDGLCFPDEGTVRFCGKPLSEESIQNDGFGMDFRQRVGLVFQNPDVQLFCPTVFDEVAFGPLQLRWPADHIRRKITETLEMMEIPHLKDRSPHHLSMGEKKRVALASVLILDPEILLLDEPTAALDPRSASHMIDFLVRVRAGGKTVVTTTHDLDIIEDIADECFVFHEGRIAAAGPPSQVLSDASLLKSTGLLHSHLHVHKSGEVHTHSHLHRHEH from the coding sequence ATGAATACACCAAGCGCCGGGCAGGCGCCAGTCTATGAGATCTGCGATGTCACCTATCGCTACCACGAGGTGACGGCGCTGGACCGCCTGAACCTGACGGTGAACGCGGGCCGGCGGGTCGCGCTGCTGGGGGCAAACGGCTCGGGCAAATCAACGCTGTTGCGCATCCTGGACGGACTCTGCTTCCCGGATGAAGGGACGGTGCGCTTTTGCGGCAAGCCGCTTTCCGAAGAGAGCATCCAGAACGACGGTTTCGGGATGGATTTCCGGCAACGCGTCGGCCTCGTTTTTCAGAACCCGGATGTCCAGCTTTTTTGCCCGACGGTTTTTGATGAAGTAGCTTTCGGGCCCCTCCAGCTACGGTGGCCGGCAGACCATATCCGCAGAAAAATTACGGAAACGCTTGAGATGATGGAGATCCCACATCTGAAAGATCGCTCGCCGCACCACCTTTCCATGGGCGAGAAGAAGCGCGTTGCGCTGGCTTCCGTCCTTATTCTGGACCCGGAGATCCTGCTGCTCGATGAGCCCACGGCAGCGCTCGACCCCAGGAGCGCCAGCCACATGATCGATTTCCTGGTGAGGGTAAGAGCCGGCGGCAAGACCGTGGTCACCACAACGCACGACCTCGACATCATCGAAGACATCGCAGATGAATGTTTTGTTTTCCACGAGGGGCGTATTGCCGCCGCTGGGCCGCCGTCTCAGGTCTTGAGCGATGCGTCTCTGCTGAAAAGCACGGGACTGCTTCACTCACATCTGCATGTGCACAAGTCGGGAGAGGTCCACACCCATTCGCATCTGCACCGGCATGAACATTGA
- the cbiM gene encoding cobalt transporter CbiM translates to MHIPDGYLSPTTCAALYAGAAPFWYVALRKTRKLLLTRLVPMVSVFAAFSFVIMMFNIPIPGGTTAHPLGVAIASIVLGPWASILGISTALFIQAFFFGDGGVTALGANCFNMAIVGSLVAWLVYRAGAGRSPITSSRRVVAAALGGYLAINGAALCAALELGLQPYFFKSATGAPLYAPYPLGIAIPAIMIGHLTFAGLAELVVTGGVVAYLQRANPELLRFTAPGLPLPPGGARLTAPISGWRAARPLWTAVGLLMVLTPLGLLAAGKAWGEWSVRDFVDPAARQQMAAASKNVVPPAAAPSGLERLSSLWTAPFPDYSPPFVRSAAFGYILSAIFGIGAIILLIILAGWIAQKARPGPARAPAHTEET, encoded by the coding sequence ATGCATATCCCGGACGGATATCTCAGCCCAACCACATGTGCGGCGCTATACGCCGGCGCAGCGCCGTTCTGGTACGTGGCCCTGCGAAAGACGCGCAAGCTTCTGCTGACGCGTCTGGTGCCGATGGTTTCCGTCTTTGCAGCGTTTTCCTTCGTGATCATGATGTTCAATATTCCCATCCCGGGCGGCACAACAGCACACCCGCTGGGCGTTGCGATCGCCAGTATTGTACTGGGTCCGTGGGCCTCTATTCTGGGCATCTCAACGGCGCTTTTCATACAGGCTTTCTTTTTTGGCGACGGCGGCGTTACGGCCCTGGGTGCCAACTGTTTCAACATGGCCATCGTAGGATCGCTTGTGGCCTGGCTGGTTTATCGCGCAGGAGCGGGCCGGTCTCCCATCACATCATCACGGCGCGTCGTGGCGGCTGCCCTGGGCGGCTATCTGGCCATCAATGGAGCGGCCCTATGCGCCGCCCTGGAACTGGGACTTCAGCCCTATTTCTTCAAGAGCGCCACGGGTGCACCCCTATACGCACCCTACCCGCTGGGAATTGCGATCCCGGCCATTATGATCGGGCACCTTACTTTTGCTGGTCTGGCGGAACTGGTGGTTACGGGCGGCGTGGTGGCTTACCTGCAACGTGCGAATCCCGAGCTGCTCCGATTCACGGCACCCGGTCTTCCGCTGCCGCCCGGGGGCGCGCGGCTGACAGCGCCCATCAGCGGTTGGAGGGCCGCAAGGCCGCTGTGGACCGCCGTCGGGCTGCTGATGGTGTTGACGCCGCTGGGCCTGCTGGCGGCAGGAAAAGCGTGGGGCGAATGGAGTGTTCGCGACTTTGTGGACCCTGCTGCGAGGCAACAAATGGCAGCGGCCTCAAAAAATGTCGTCCCGCCGGCTGCGGCCCCAAGTGGCCTCGAACGTCTTTCCAGCCTGTGGACCGCGCCTTTCCCCGACTATTCTCCGCCGTTTGTGCGCAGCGCGGCCTTCGGTTATATCCTTTCAGCTATCTTCGGAATCGGGGCCATTATCCTCCTCATAATTCTGGCCGGCTGGATTGCGCAGAAGGCCCGCCCCGGGCCTGCCCGCGCCCCGGCGCACACGGAGGAGACCTAG
- a CDS encoding DUF58 domain-containing protein, whose product MLSERVLNYTLLPWSWLFSSLSVVIAPLPRFSPHSLLDAQSSRSVSRHASNLNKWLKCHEHRPSRPAIQDEAGLCRRIITGDLMGFDVKSGRFVNGPHAVARSWLPAIDRAAWRRFFVALLGLALALFLALYATGLSQSGQYKPAAVVAAFSLLLTALVALRVVPGLARRTALQHWMAGLEYKFTREGAVYLGMILVITAAALNTGNNLLFIILSCLLAGILASGVMSRIALQGLKLDLTLPDRVFAGQAVLARLRVENQKRFLPTFSVTVSGRADLRPKRRSQPRATPPAILNQDVYIPYLRRRSSANPDVMLTFPKRGRYTQGSFRVSTRFPFGFIRKTRTIPCGREVLVLPSVQPTEKFFEILPQLGSEQDSYLKGRSHDLYAIRNYQQSDSARHVDWKATAKAGKLKVREFTREDDRRLRLVFDPWVPDTREETVESFENSVTLCACLAWYFYETGATISFATTGFETLMSPAGQILYAALERLALIEPDPGPAVSLNRFLSDSSVQTECFQVIVTQQPEESIAAHWRHSTYFVLRGSL is encoded by the coding sequence ATGCTTTCTGAACGAGTTTTGAATTATACGCTCCTTCCCTGGTCATGGCTTTTTTCCTCGCTTTCTGTGGTGATCGCCCCATTACCTCGCTTCTCACCACACAGCTTGTTAGACGCACAAAGCAGCCGCAGTGTTTCACGCCATGCCTCGAATTTAAACAAATGGTTAAAATGTCACGAACATAGACCGTCCAGGCCGGCCATTCAAGATGAGGCTGGATTGTGCCGTAGAATAATTACAGGTGATTTGATGGGCTTTGATGTCAAGTCCGGCAGGTTTGTGAATGGTCCCCATGCGGTAGCGCGGAGCTGGCTCCCAGCGATCGACCGCGCGGCCTGGCGACGGTTTTTTGTAGCGCTTCTCGGACTCGCGCTGGCGCTATTCCTGGCCTTATACGCGACCGGCCTCAGCCAGTCCGGGCAGTACAAGCCGGCGGCGGTTGTGGCGGCCTTTTCCCTGCTGCTTACGGCGCTTGTCGCCTTGCGCGTTGTTCCAGGTCTTGCGCGGCGCACAGCACTCCAGCACTGGATGGCCGGGCTGGAGTACAAATTCACGCGCGAAGGCGCTGTTTACCTGGGAATGATCCTGGTCATTACGGCGGCAGCGTTGAACACGGGAAACAACCTTCTGTTCATTATCCTCTCCTGCCTGCTTGCCGGAATACTGGCTTCGGGAGTGATGTCCAGAATTGCCCTTCAGGGTCTAAAGCTGGACCTCACCCTCCCCGATCGCGTATTTGCCGGGCAGGCTGTTTTGGCCCGGCTGCGGGTGGAAAACCAGAAGCGGTTTCTCCCGACGTTCTCCGTCACGGTTTCCGGCCGCGCTGATCTCCGGCCAAAACGCCGAAGTCAGCCTCGGGCGACTCCACCGGCCATTCTCAACCAGGACGTTTATATTCCCTACCTTCGCCGCCGCTCTTCTGCCAACCCGGACGTGATGCTCACTTTTCCAAAGCGAGGCCGCTATACGCAGGGGAGCTTCCGTGTCAGCACACGCTTCCCCTTTGGGTTTATTCGCAAGACGCGCACCATTCCCTGTGGCCGCGAGGTGCTGGTGTTGCCGAGCGTTCAGCCCACTGAAAAATTTTTCGAGATCCTCCCACAGCTCGGAAGTGAACAGGATAGTTACCTGAAAGGGCGCAGCCACGACCTCTACGCCATCCGCAACTACCAGCAAAGCGACTCCGCCCGCCACGTTGACTGGAAAGCTACGGCAAAGGCAGGGAAACTAAAGGTCCGGGAATTCACCCGCGAAGACGATCGGCGCCTGCGGCTGGTGTTTGATCCGTGGGTCCCTGACACCCGCGAGGAGACGGTTGAAAGCTTCGAAAATTCCGTCACTCTCTGCGCGTGCCTGGCCTGGTACTTCTACGAGACAGGAGCCACAATCAGCTTTGCCACAACCGGCTTTGAAACATTAATGTCTCCCGCGGGCCAGATCCTTTATGCCGCGCTCGAAAGACTGGCTCTCATTGAGCCCGACCCGGGGCCTGCTGTTTCTCTTAACCGCTTTTTATCGGATTCATCCGTGCAGACGGAATGTTTCCAAGTTATTGTCACGCAGCAGCCGGAGGAATCCATCGCCGCACACTGGCGACACTCAACTTACTTTGTGTTGAGGGGATCACTCTAG
- a CDS encoding CRTAC1 family protein, with amino-acid sequence MAEQLTRRDVLRAGAGLCLPLLASRFGFGAQSSPKVDPIHFRNVAASGGVNFTVQNSPTPEKHLIETMAGGVALFDYNGDGLPDIFFTNGASLPSMKKDSPRYFNRLYRNEGGMKFTDITQQAGVEGEGYSMGAAAADYDNDGRTDLFVAGVFHNILYRNRGDGTFEDVTLHAGIKSDKWAVGAGWFDYDNDGWLDLFVVNYSKFSMEHSRFCGDRARNLRTYCHPKYFEGLTCTLYRNRHNGTFEDVTVQAGFGKHVGRGMAVGFADYDNDGRIDLYVTNDNMPNFLYHNLGNGTFEEVGLFAGAALLNNGEPVSNMGVDFRDYNNDGLPDIFVTDLSNETYPLFRNVGKGMFEDATYSSGLSVLSAPRSGWSLGVFDFNNDGLKDLFTANSHVDNNVELFEATTYKQPNSIFANLGNGTFADLSRDAGNDFQVPQAHRGAAFADLNRDGRIDVVTSSLEGPAEVWENISPGGNNWLVLNLVGHKSNRDGMGARVRIGDQHNEMTSAVGYASSSHFGVHFGLGTTSTVDEVEIRWPSGTVQRLKGVKANQFLKVDEPS; translated from the coding sequence ATGGCCGAACAATTGACCAGACGCGATGTGCTGAGAGCGGGTGCGGGGCTCTGCCTTCCCCTGCTGGCCAGCCGTTTCGGATTTGGGGCCCAGAGCTCTCCGAAAGTAGATCCCATCCACTTCCGCAACGTTGCCGCTTCCGGTGGAGTGAATTTCACGGTCCAGAACAGCCCCACGCCTGAGAAGCACCTGATCGAGACCATGGCCGGAGGCGTGGCACTTTTCGACTATAACGGCGATGGTTTGCCGGATATCTTTTTCACCAACGGCGCCTCCCTGCCTTCAATGAAGAAGGATAGCCCCAGATACTTTAACCGCCTGTACCGTAACGAAGGCGGAATGAAATTTACGGACATCACCCAGCAGGCGGGGGTTGAAGGCGAAGGCTACTCTATGGGAGCGGCCGCGGCCGATTACGACAACGACGGTCGCACGGACCTCTTTGTCGCCGGTGTTTTCCATAACATCCTCTATCGGAACCGGGGCGACGGGACGTTTGAAGACGTCACCCTGCATGCGGGCATCAAGAGCGACAAGTGGGCCGTCGGAGCCGGATGGTTTGATTATGACAATGACGGCTGGCTTGATCTGTTTGTGGTCAACTACTCAAAATTCTCTATGGAACATAGTCGCTTTTGCGGGGACCGTGCCCGCAATCTGCGAACTTATTGCCATCCCAAATATTTTGAAGGACTCACCTGCACGCTTTACCGGAACCGTCATAACGGCACTTTTGAGGACGTAACGGTCCAGGCCGGCTTCGGGAAACACGTCGGGCGCGGAATGGCGGTCGGTTTTGCCGATTACGACAACGACGGCCGCATCGACCTCTACGTTACGAACGACAACATGCCCAATTTCCTTTATCACAATCTCGGCAATGGGACCTTCGAGGAAGTGGGGCTTTTCGCAGGCGCCGCGCTGCTCAACAACGGCGAGCCTGTTTCCAACATGGGAGTCGATTTCCGCGACTACAATAATGACGGCCTTCCAGATATTTTCGTCACCGACCTATCCAACGAAACATATCCATTGTTCCGCAACGTGGGCAAGGGCATGTTCGAGGACGCAACCTACAGCAGCGGGCTCAGTGTGCTCTCTGCTCCACGAAGCGGGTGGAGCCTCGGCGTTTTCGACTTCAATAACGACGGCTTAAAGGACCTGTTCACAGCAAATTCCCACGTGGACAACAACGTCGAACTGTTTGAGGCAACCACCTACAAGCAGCCGAACAGCATTTTTGCCAACCTCGGAAACGGTACGTTCGCCGACCTCTCGCGCGACGCTGGAAATGATTTCCAGGTCCCGCAGGCGCATCGGGGTGCGGCCTTTGCTGACCTCAACAGGGATGGCAGGATCGACGTGGTGACCTCATCGCTGGAAGGGCCGGCGGAGGTGTGGGAAAACATCAGCCCGGGTGGCAACAACTGGCTGGTGCTGAACCTTGTGGGGCACAAGAGCAACCGTGACGGCATGGGCGCGCGCGTTCGCATCGGGGACCAGCACAATGAGATGACCAGCGCTGTCGGCTACGCTTCATCCAGCCACTTCGGCGTCCATTTCGGCCTGGGGACAACTTCAACAGTTGATGAGGTTGAGATCCGGTGGCCGAGCGGAACCGTTCAGCGCCTCAAGGGCGTCAAGGCCAACCAGTTTCTGAAGGTGGACGAGCCTTCCTGA
- a CDS encoding tetratricopeptide repeat protein, protein MAGNIRRLLSLAVLLTALSSVIFAQSENLAEQSNQARELMASGRYDDAIPIYRALVKAVPGNAGLITNLGLAFHMAGHEQEAVAELTNALKLEPKDIPAHLYLGYAYLSLGEPAKAIPHLEIAVRADPSDGASRGNLAEALFAVKKFPEAAAQFEKLSQSDPGNPQVWYRLGICYQELSQESFDDLQRTATGSSYWLALVADSRAKAMQLSSAFYLYRQAIARNPKMRGVHAALAAVYEKSGHSDWAKTEQQREAKLGKPNCAFEKYECALSAGNYRELAALTGKTPEIYYWKTRAYQKLAIDAMGHLGQLPPSPQLHELLAKIQTDERQFPGAVQEWQKAYELSGKDADVGTQLVVALFQVQNFTGARQLLEALLQQRPKSAELNYLYGFTLLSLKQPGDAAHYLELSLQIDPRLLPAHSSLAQAYLAIGESKQAIPHLKAALPIDRDGSIHYQLARAYQSSGQSELARTMLQQYQQIHNARQAEQQTLQQEVQITAPGPG, encoded by the coding sequence ATGGCAGGAAACATTCGGCGCCTATTATCACTGGCTGTTTTGCTCACGGCGTTGAGCTCCGTTATTTTCGCGCAGTCGGAGAATCTGGCTGAGCAATCCAATCAAGCCAGGGAGCTGATGGCTTCCGGGCGGTACGATGACGCCATCCCGATCTACCGTGCGCTGGTGAAGGCGGTGCCCGGCAACGCTGGACTGATTACGAACCTTGGCCTGGCCTTCCATATGGCCGGTCATGAGCAGGAAGCCGTAGCCGAACTTACGAACGCTCTAAAGCTTGAACCCAAGGACATTCCGGCCCACCTCTACCTTGGGTATGCCTATCTGAGCCTTGGAGAGCCCGCGAAGGCCATTCCTCATCTGGAGATTGCGGTACGCGCCGATCCCTCCGATGGAGCCTCCAGGGGGAACCTTGCCGAAGCACTGTTTGCTGTAAAGAAATTTCCTGAGGCGGCAGCCCAGTTTGAAAAATTGTCTCAATCAGATCCAGGAAATCCGCAGGTGTGGTACCGGCTTGGCATTTGCTATCAGGAATTGTCTCAGGAAAGCTTTGATGATCTGCAAAGGACCGCAACCGGTTCCAGCTACTGGCTGGCGCTGGTGGCCGATTCCCGCGCCAAAGCCATGCAGTTGAGCAGCGCCTTCTATTTATACCGGCAGGCAATTGCCAGGAACCCGAAAATGCGGGGCGTCCATGCGGCTCTGGCGGCGGTCTACGAGAAATCGGGTCATTCTGACTGGGCGAAGACGGAGCAGCAGCGAGAAGCCAAGCTCGGAAAGCCGAACTGCGCGTTTGAGAAATACGAGTGCGCACTCAGCGCCGGGAACTATCGAGAGTTGGCAGCGCTGACAGGCAAAACCCCCGAGATTTACTACTGGAAAACCAGGGCCTACCAGAAGCTTGCGATTGATGCGATGGGTCACCTGGGGCAGCTTCCTCCTTCGCCTCAGCTCCACGAACTGCTTGCCAAAATCCAGACGGACGAGCGCCAGTTTCCGGGGGCCGTTCAGGAATGGCAAAAGGCTTATGAGCTTTCCGGGAAGGACGCCGATGTCGGGACCCAATTGGTCGTTGCCCTGTTCCAGGTGCAGAATTTCACCGGTGCCCGACAGTTGTTGGAGGCGCTGCTCCAGCAGAGGCCGAAGTCTGCGGAATTGAACTATCTTTATGGGTTCACACTGCTGAGTCTTAAGCAGCCTGGAGACGCTGCACACTATCTGGAACTATCACTGCAGATCGACCCTCGATTACTTCCCGCTCACAGTTCGCTGGCGCAGGCTTACCTGGCAATCGGCGAATCGAAACAGGCCATACCGCACCTCAAGGCGGCCCTGCCGATCGACCGGGACGGCAGCATTCATTACCAGCTTGCCCGCGCTTACCAGTCGAGTGGTCAATCTGAGCTGGCTCGGACGATGCTTCAGCAATACCAGCAGATTCATAACGCGCGTCAGGCCGAGCAGCAGACCCTGCAGCAGGAAGTCCAGATCACTGCGCCCGGGCCGGGCTAA
- a CDS encoding ROK family protein, with the protein MTETGVCYVGVDLGGTSLRALVADDAYKTLGVKKIRTPVTGGPARLIHRIATLVESTLKEAGITRSRVRAVSVGAPGPIDRSRGIVEEAPNLGWKRVPLRAELRQMLRVPVFVENDVNVGLVGEHVLGAGRGAKNVVGIFVGTGIGGALILDGKLYEGSRGGAGEIGHTVLMVNGPLCGCGRRGCAEALASRTAMERDVRAAIKNGRKSSVLKIMKKKNKERMTSSIIVAALKKNDLVMNEVLQRAQFHLGILASNAVNLLDPECVVFGGGIVERLKEAYVGPIRETAYQYFLRPEDRGRVRIVPGKLGDNAGVLGAIVLAKQRLL; encoded by the coding sequence ATGACAGAAACCGGCGTTTGCTATGTGGGAGTTGATCTGGGCGGCACGAGCCTGAGGGCGCTCGTTGCTGACGATGCATACAAAACTCTGGGTGTGAAGAAAATCCGGACGCCCGTCACCGGCGGGCCGGCACGGCTGATTCATCGGATTGCAACTCTGGTGGAGAGCACGCTCAAGGAGGCGGGAATCACCCGGTCTCGGGTGCGGGCGGTGAGCGTGGGCGCTCCGGGGCCGATTGACCGCTCCCGCGGCATTGTGGAAGAGGCGCCGAACCTGGGCTGGAAGCGTGTTCCGCTGCGCGCGGAGCTTCGCCAGATGCTGCGTGTCCCGGTTTTTGTGGAGAATGACGTCAACGTGGGCCTGGTGGGCGAGCACGTGCTGGGTGCGGGGCGCGGGGCGAAGAATGTAGTAGGCATTTTTGTCGGCACAGGGATCGGTGGCGCGCTGATCCTGGACGGCAAGCTTTATGAAGGCAGCCGCGGAGGCGCGGGAGAGATTGGCCACACCGTTCTGATGGTTAACGGCCCGCTCTGTGGATGCGGACGGAGAGGCTGCGCGGAGGCGCTGGCAAGCCGCACGGCCATGGAACGTGATGTGCGCGCGGCGATCAAGAACGGGCGGAAGAGCAGCGTTCTGAAGATCATGAAGAAAAAAAACAAGGAGCGCATGACCAGCAGCATCATTGTTGCGGCCTTGAAGAAGAACGACCTGGTGATGAACGAAGTGCTACAACGCGCGCAATTCCATCTGGGAATTCTGGCCTCGAATGCCGTGAACCTGCTCGACCCGGAATGCGTGGTGTTCGGCGGCGGCATCGTCGAGAGATTGAAGGAAGCGTACGTCGGTCCGATTCGGGAAACGGCCTATCAGTACTTTCTGCGGCCAGAGGACCGCGGCCGGGTAAGGATCGTGCCGGGCAAACTGGGCGATAATGCTGGAGTGTTGGGCGCCATCGTTTTGGCAAAACAGCGGCTGTTGTGA
- a CDS encoding acyltransferase — protein sequence MQNIRAAAVQFEHVPGGKQANLANIRAFVERAAREHVDLILFPECCITGYWFLRHLSRQQIAALAEPVFDGPSSQELKALATRHGMTVGAGLLEAAEDGALYNTYVVVMPDGTARRHRKLHAFVSEHISSGSDYTVFDSPQGYRAGILTCYDNNLVENVRITALAGAEVLLAPHQTGGCRTHNPYLMGTIGRRLWDERTRNPMAIENEFRGPKGRGWLMRWLPARAHDNGIFLIFSNGVGVDDDEIRTGNAMIIDPNGRVLAETWKACDDMVVADLDGSLVAPSVGQAFLKARRPDLYRPLTEKTGREEDTRSLKFKE from the coding sequence ATGCAAAATATCCGTGCTGCCGCTGTGCAATTCGAACACGTCCCTGGAGGCAAACAGGCGAACCTGGCCAATATCCGGGCATTTGTTGAGCGGGCCGCGCGCGAGCATGTCGATCTAATCCTGTTCCCGGAGTGTTGCATCACGGGCTACTGGTTTCTGCGTCATCTTTCGCGCCAGCAAATCGCGGCGCTGGCTGAACCAGTTTTTGACGGGCCGTCATCGCAGGAACTCAAAGCCCTGGCGACCCGGCACGGGATGACTGTAGGCGCGGGACTCCTGGAAGCGGCGGAGGACGGAGCTCTTTACAACACCTACGTTGTCGTCATGCCTGACGGCACGGCGCGCCGCCATCGCAAGCTCCATGCGTTTGTCAGCGAGCACATCTCCAGCGGATCGGATTACACCGTTTTCGACAGCCCGCAGGGGTACCGCGCCGGCATTCTGACCTGCTATGACAACAACCTGGTTGAAAACGTCAGAATCACGGCGCTCGCAGGGGCCGAGGTCCTCCTGGCTCCGCACCAGACCGGAGGCTGCCGCACGCATAATCCCTATTTGATGGGAACCATCGGCCGCCGATTATGGGACGAGCGGACACGGAACCCGATGGCGATCGAGAACGAATTTCGCGGCCCCAAAGGCCGGGGCTGGCTGATGCGATGGCTCCCGGCCCGTGCCCATGATAACGGCATCTTCCTGATTTTCAGCAACGGCGTGGGTGTTGACGACGACGAAATCCGTACTGGCAACGCCATGATCATTGATCCCAACGGCCGGGTACTGGCGGAAACCTGGAAGGCGTGCGACGACATGGTGGTCGCCGATCTGGATGGGTCGCTGGTGGCCCCGAGCGTCGGGCAGGCTTTCCTGAAGGCCCGCCGGCCTGACCTTTACCGCCCGCTGACCGAAAAGACAGGGCGCGAAGAAGACACGCGAAGTCTGAAATTTAAGGAGTAG
- the cbiQ gene encoding cobalt ECF transporter T component CbiQ, with translation MAAKHGFLERTTASFVNAMEHAFYAEQTARAEGLLQRLDPRVKLLGILALIVAAAAARSFAVIAGLFAVAVVLAVLSNVLFGVLLKRVWIPVLLFTGVIALPAPFVTPGRVVYHLHTLGWSVTAQGLVSAGYLVLRVETAATLCVLLVLTTPWSHILKALRVLHVPAVLVAILGMTYRYLFLVLQSASAMFESRRSRMVGELAGRERRRLAASSAGVLMSKTFDLSNEVYLAMQSRGYRGDFSTLDEFHVRSFDRVMLGVFAVVSIIAFWLGR, from the coding sequence ATGGCGGCAAAGCACGGCTTTTTGGAACGTACCACGGCAAGCTTTGTGAACGCCATGGAGCACGCCTTTTACGCCGAACAGACGGCGCGGGCGGAAGGTCTGCTCCAGCGGCTTGATCCCCGCGTCAAGCTGCTGGGCATTCTTGCCCTGATTGTGGCCGCGGCGGCGGCACGAAGTTTTGCAGTGATTGCCGGACTGTTTGCCGTTGCCGTCGTGCTGGCCGTGCTTTCGAACGTGTTGTTCGGAGTTCTGTTGAAAAGAGTGTGGATCCCGGTGTTGCTGTTTACAGGCGTGATTGCTCTTCCAGCTCCCTTTGTCACACCAGGGCGCGTGGTCTACCACCTTCACACGCTTGGATGGAGCGTCACTGCCCAGGGCCTTGTGAGCGCCGGCTATCTGGTGCTGCGGGTGGAAACTGCAGCCACGTTGTGCGTGCTGCTGGTCCTCACAACTCCGTGGAGCCACATCCTCAAGGCGCTGCGGGTGCTGCACGTGCCGGCGGTGCTGGTCGCCATTCTGGGCATGACGTACCGTTACCTGTTCCTGGTGCTTCAAAGCGCGAGCGCCATGTTTGAATCGCGCCGCAGCCGCATGGTCGGCGAGCTCGCGGGCCGCGAACGGCGCAGGCTAGCCGCATCGAGCGCGGGTGTACTGATGTCGAAAACATTCGACCTGAGCAACGAGGTCTACCTGGCAATGCAGTCGCGCGGCTATCGCGGCGACTTTTCAACTCTGGATGAATTCCACGTCCGGAGCTTCGACCGTGTGATGCTAGGGGTGTTTGCCGTGGTTTCGATCATCGCGTTCTGGTTGGGACGATGA